The Salvia splendens isolate huo1 chromosome 21, SspV2, whole genome shotgun sequence genome includes a window with the following:
- the LOC121783379 gene encoding uncharacterized protein LOC121783379, with protein sequence MDTAKQTIRDSLADKPQLLNEVLTHFDRRWEKQMEQKLYGAALFLNPAKFFAIKEKSVRDAARLRAMFNDVLWKMVPNDDEQCIISKQADDYEKSQGEAFSRPLAIKDRARKNPVNWWGAYGGLAYELMSLAKKIVSLCCSASGCERNWSTFSQIHTKRRNRLEHKRLNNLVFVSYNRKMANRFAKLRELGSKGKKYNPLHLDEFQWENEWVDAGCEPVHQDAASDTGNDLTWQNVDEATGATQGLGGRNLPRAAAMKRKSGSKHAAAAASKRTKQPRTAAIPVEDEVSSEEDDEMGDEGGSDYEDDEEGGGGSAAGAFQVDDAVL encoded by the exons ATGGACACAGCAAAGCAGACTATAAGGGATTCATTGGCTGATAAGCCACAATTGCTCAATGAAGTGCTAACGCACTTTGACAGGAGGTGGGAGAAGCAAATGGAGCAAAAGTTATATGGGGCTGCCCTTTTCCTAAACCCAGCCAAGTTTTTTGCAATAAAAGAGAAAAGCGTAAGAGATGCTGCAAGACTAAGGGCGATGTTCAATGATGTGCTGTGGAAGATGGTGCCTAATGACGATGAGCAATGCATTATAAGCAAACAAGCAGATGACTATGAGAAGTCTCAAGGTGAAGCCTTCTCGAGGCCATTAGCAATAAAGGATAGAGCTAGAAAAAATCCAG TTAACTGGTGGGGAGCATATGGTGGCCTTGCATACGAGTTGATGAGTTTAGCAAAAAAAATAGTTAGCCTTTGCTGTTCGGCATCAGGATGTGAGCGTAATTGGAGCACCTTCTCTCAA ATACATACCAAGAGAAGGAATAGGTTGGAGCACAAGAGGCTCAACAATTTAGTGTTTGTTAGCTACAACAGAAAAATGGCCAACAGATTTGCTAAGCTGCGTGAGCTCGGTTCGAAAGGCAAGAAATACAATCCGTTGCACCTTGACGAGTTTCAGTGGGAAAACGAGTGGGTTGATGCCGGCTGTGAACCAGTTCATCAAGATGCCGCTTCTGATACTGGTAATGATCTAACTTGGCAAAACGTGGATGAAGCTACTGGTGCAACTCAAGGTCTAGGAGGTCGTAATCTGCCAAGGGCTGCTGCAATGAAAAGGAAGAGTGGATCTAAacatgctgctgctgctgcaagtAAAAGGACTAAGCAACCTAGGACAGCTGCAATTCCAGTTGAAGATGAAGTGTCAAGTGAAGAGGATGATGAAATGGGAGATGAGGGTGGATCTGATTACGAAGATGATGAAGAGGGTGGTGGAGGTTCAGCTGCAGGGGCTTTCCAAGTGGATGATGCTGTGCTTTGA